A window of Synechococcus sp. MEDNS5 contains these coding sequences:
- a CDS encoding protein phosphatase, translating to MGLPDSEQLQGTLVDFALGELIRQNRESFQPLWTVDSWAKLMIWLALNCGLAGDSESLEHFAAALGERITSRLRRTFFERELPDLELQVLADPAEQQVLLLSLDPGNPSVLAPDRLQRALERVALIPRVVQDQGRWQQLEAVVAIPWEACRD from the coding sequence ATGGGTTTACCGGATTCCGAACAGCTCCAGGGCACTCTTGTTGATTTCGCCCTCGGTGAGCTGATCCGACAGAACCGCGAGAGTTTTCAGCCGCTCTGGACGGTGGACAGCTGGGCCAAACTGATGATTTGGCTGGCCCTGAACTGCGGCCTTGCCGGTGACAGCGAAAGCCTGGAGCATTTCGCCGCTGCTCTGGGTGAACGAATCACATCGCGCTTACGGCGCACGTTTTTTGAAAGGGAGCTGCCTGATCTTGAACTTCAGGTTCTGGCGGATCCGGCTGAGCAACAGGTGTTGCTTCTTTCCCTCGATCCAGGAAATCCCTCGGTTCTGGCTCCCGATCGCCTCCAGCGGGCACTTGAGAGAGTGGCGCTGATCCCCAGAGTGGTGCAGGACCAGGGGCGTTGGCAGCAGCTGGAGGCGGTGGTGGCCATTCCCTGGGAGGCCTGCCGTGATTGA
- a CDS encoding oxidoreductase — MGWTTEDIPDQRGRVALVTGANSGLGLETTRALIGRGCTVLMACRSARKGEAARAQLLGAGTAGLDLLELDLSDLNSVASCARDVADRYGRLDLLINNAGLMAPPRMLSRQGYELQFGVNHLGHFALTQALLPLMNDRPHARVVTVTSGAQYFGVMAWDDLQGEQRYDRWKAYSQSKLANVMFALELNQRLQASGSAVRSLAAHPGLARTNLQPVSVAATGAWQEALAYRLMDPFFQSAAQGALPQLYAATASDAQGGEHYGPSQLGGLRGSPKQQPVARAAKDQSQRQRLWTVSESLTEHHSAAV, encoded by the coding sequence ATGGGTTGGACTACCGAAGACATACCTGATCAGCGAGGTCGGGTCGCCCTGGTCACCGGGGCGAACAGCGGCCTTGGGCTGGAAACCACGCGGGCACTGATCGGCCGTGGCTGCACCGTGCTGATGGCCTGCCGCAGCGCACGCAAGGGTGAAGCAGCCCGTGCCCAACTGCTGGGAGCAGGCACTGCCGGTCTGGATCTTCTCGAGCTGGATCTCTCGGATCTGAACAGCGTGGCGAGCTGCGCGAGGGATGTGGCGGACCGGTACGGACGGCTGGATCTTCTGATCAACAACGCCGGACTGATGGCGCCTCCACGCATGCTCAGCCGCCAAGGCTATGAACTGCAATTTGGTGTGAATCATCTGGGTCACTTCGCCTTAACTCAGGCGCTGCTGCCCTTGATGAACGACCGCCCGCATGCGCGGGTTGTCACCGTGACCTCCGGCGCCCAGTATTTCGGAGTGATGGCCTGGGACGACCTCCAGGGAGAGCAGCGCTACGACCGCTGGAAGGCCTATTCCCAAAGCAAGCTCGCCAATGTGATGTTTGCTTTGGAACTGAATCAGCGGCTGCAGGCCTCCGGAAGTGCGGTGCGATCCCTCGCAGCCCACCCCGGACTGGCACGCACCAATTTGCAACCGGTGTCGGTGGCCGCCACGGGAGCCTGGCAGGAAGCCCTGGCCTATCGGCTGATGGATCCTTTCTTCCAGAGCGCTGCCCAGGGAGCCCTGCCCCAGCTTTATGCCGCCACGGCAAGCGATGCCCAGGGCGGTGAGCACTACGGCCCAAGCCAGCTGGGCGGACTGCGCGGTTCTCCCAAACAACAGCCGGTGGCCCGTGCCGCCAAGGATCAAAGCCAGCGACAACGCCTCTGGACAGTGAGTGAATCACTGACTGAACACCACAGCGCTGCAGTGTGA
- a CDS encoding transcriptional repressor, whose translation MERGNAGRDRQLKLLEQLQRSEQEMTGQQLHRCLQDKPGAMGLATVYRNLRQLQRQGKVRCRHLPTGEALYAPVERDHHHLTCVDCGKTERLEHCPIHGLNVEAPEAEDFDVIFHTLEFFGLCHSCRDSR comes from the coding sequence ATGGAACGGGGAAATGCTGGCCGTGATCGCCAGCTGAAACTGCTGGAGCAACTGCAACGCTCCGAACAGGAAATGACGGGCCAGCAGCTTCATCGCTGCCTCCAGGACAAACCTGGAGCGATGGGACTGGCCACGGTGTACCGGAACCTGCGCCAGCTGCAGCGCCAAGGGAAAGTGCGCTGTCGTCATCTGCCCACGGGTGAAGCTCTCTATGCACCAGTGGAGCGAGATCATCATCACCTCACCTGTGTGGACTGCGGCAAGACCGAACGTCTTGAGCACTGCCCGATCCACGGCCTGAACGTGGAGGCTCCGGAAGCGGAAGATTTCGATGTGATCTTCCACACCCTGGAATTTTTCGGGCTCTGCCACAGCTGCCGAGACAGTCGCTGA
- a CDS encoding DUF3303 domain-containing protein — protein MRFAVNWTVPSSTDASYVKAVQDAVLGYLKSGSPMDQFEGFKILERIHFPLQGGIQLVEAESMAHVYKFTAPWTKNLGIEVEVLPALSDEELIATEEALTS, from the coding sequence ATGAGATTTGCAGTGAACTGGACAGTGCCTTCTAGTACTGACGCCTCTTATGTCAAGGCTGTACAAGATGCTGTCCTCGGTTACCTGAAAAGTGGATCCCCGATGGATCAGTTTGAGGGTTTCAAAATACTTGAGCGAATCCATTTCCCACTTCAAGGAGGAATACAGCTGGTCGAGGCCGAGAGTATGGCTCATGTCTACAAGTTCACAGCTCCATGGACCAAAAACTTAGGGATCGAAGTTGAGGTTCTTCCTGCACTGAGTGATGAAGAGCTAATAGCTACAGAAGAGGCTTTGACGTCGTAA
- a CDS encoding dienelactone hydrolase family protein has protein sequence MQIRRDTIGLTVDGSLMRLYVAQPQPEGCWPGLLFYSDIYQLGDPITRLADRLAGYGYVVAAPEIFHRREPIGAVIKPDAIGRLRGNNNARNTSTAAFDADAAAVLDWLTDQVAVDGARLGAVGFCIGGHLAFRAALRPQVRATACIYPTGLQDGLLGSDRADSLQRAAEIQGALLTIFGSLDPHVPEPAREAILAAFAAVPDLRQTTRLYEANHTFMRDDGERWDPQCSDHAWGEVIAFLQKELG, from the coding sequence GTGCAGATCCGTCGCGACACCATCGGCCTCACTGTGGATGGGAGCTTGATGCGCCTCTATGTCGCCCAGCCCCAGCCCGAGGGGTGTTGGCCTGGCTTGCTTTTTTATTCCGATATCTATCAGCTTGGTGATCCGATCACGCGCTTGGCGGATCGCCTCGCCGGCTATGGCTACGTGGTGGCCGCTCCTGAGATCTTCCACCGCCGTGAACCGATCGGTGCGGTGATCAAGCCCGATGCCATAGGTCGGCTGCGGGGGAACAACAACGCCAGAAACACCTCCACGGCTGCTTTCGATGCGGATGCCGCTGCTGTTCTCGATTGGCTTACGGATCAGGTCGCTGTGGATGGAGCCCGCCTGGGCGCTGTGGGCTTCTGCATCGGTGGGCACCTTGCCTTTCGAGCCGCCCTGCGGCCTCAAGTGCGGGCTACGGCCTGCATCTATCCCACGGGGCTCCAGGATGGGCTGTTGGGCTCAGACCGAGCCGATTCCCTCCAGCGCGCTGCCGAGATCCAGGGGGCTTTGCTCACGATCTTCGGCAGCCTCGACCCCCATGTGCCGGAGCCGGCCCGCGAGGCGATCCTCGCTGCGTTCGCTGCAGTGCCTGACCTGCGGCAGACAACTCGTCTCTATGAGGCCAATCACACCTTCATGCGCGATGACGGTGAACGCTGGGACCCCCAATGTTCAGACCATGCCTGGGGGGAGGTGATCGCCTTTCTCCAGAAGGAGCTGGGTTGA
- a CDS encoding cupin domain-containing protein translates to MTVISGVVNVTYKSNGITETYRARDSFYLPKGEDVIWEITQTLNKFFMRG, encoded by the coding sequence ATGACAGTCATTTCTGGCGTTGTCAACGTCACGTACAAAAGTAATGGAATCACAGAGACCTATCGAGCAAGGGACAGTTTCTACCTTCCCAAGGGTGAAGATGTGATCTGGGAAATAACTCAAACATTGAACAAGTTTTTCATGCGTGGCTGA
- a CDS encoding MBL fold metallo-hydrolase — MLRRLSIGLFASVIAITPFPLKAHDGFAYGIKPRDQPNKPSIGLCDHLRDDDRQWDNTFTTTIGSWRLTVRNSNEFHAGNITFIEKINPKNAEEGSKEFNSVVHTIAIDSGCPPHANRNIRNEILDTKKIFYLINTHAHHDHILGNSLFRDAGAEIIAHDNARKEMASLEDFDPSGLPNITFTDEMSLFVDDIVVHLIHLPSGHTNGDLAIWIPKLNILFTGDTYMTEGYPLIDLRSGSIRGLIKAVTLMIEIAGDNTLIIPGHGNLKKRTDGSIEGPKREGLIQYRQMLITVTKEVEKLKQIGYSLQEINAKNPTQEFDQKWDKNLICPENFVSFIYNSLPGNKDEVSSCSNSSRVDFAPPK, encoded by the coding sequence ATGCTCCGTCGTCTTTCCATTGGACTCTTTGCTTCTGTTATAGCCATCACGCCATTCCCCCTGAAAGCGCATGACGGCTTCGCTTATGGCATCAAGCCTAGAGATCAGCCAAACAAACCAAGCATTGGATTGTGCGATCACCTCAGAGACGATGATCGTCAGTGGGACAATACTTTTACGACTACCATTGGGTCATGGAGGCTAACTGTAAGAAACTCGAATGAATTTCATGCGGGAAACATTACTTTTATTGAGAAAATAAATCCTAAAAACGCAGAGGAAGGCTCAAAAGAATTCAATTCAGTCGTGCATACTATTGCGATTGATAGTGGCTGTCCGCCACATGCTAATCGGAATATTCGCAATGAGATCCTGGATACCAAAAAAATATTTTATCTGATCAATACCCATGCTCACCATGATCACATCCTGGGAAATTCGCTTTTCCGCGATGCCGGGGCCGAGATCATCGCCCACGACAACGCCAGAAAGGAGATGGCATCACTCGAAGACTTTGATCCGTCGGGCCTACCTAACATTACCTTCACGGACGAAATGAGCTTATTTGTTGATGACATTGTCGTGCACCTGATACATCTTCCATCAGGCCATACAAATGGTGATTTAGCTATTTGGATACCCAAGCTCAATATTCTCTTCACGGGCGATACTTATATGACCGAAGGCTATCCTTTGATTGACCTGAGAAGTGGATCAATTCGGGGGCTAATCAAAGCGGTTACATTAATGATTGAAATTGCGGGAGATAATACATTAATCATTCCAGGCCACGGTAATCTTAAAAAAAGAACAGATGGGAGCATTGAAGGCCCAAAACGGGAGGGCTTGATTCAGTACCGCCAGATGCTGATAACAGTCACCAAAGAAGTTGAAAAACTAAAGCAAATTGGGTACAGCTTGCAGGAAATAAATGCCAAAAATCCCACTCAAGAATTTGATCAAAAATGGGATAAAAACTTGATCTGCCCCGAAAACTTTGTGTCCTTTATATACAATTCATTACCGGGGAACAAAGATGAAGTTAGCTCTTGCTCTAACAGCAGCCGTGTCGATTTTGCACCACCCAAATAA
- a CDS encoding Nif11-like leader peptide family natural product precursor, which produces MSEEQLKAFLEAVKADSSLQEKLKAAGDVDAVVAIAKAAGFAISADDLERAQSEISEEELEGVAGGYGHPETTMPADPTKLLPIKINYGDLLPKTLPLL; this is translated from the coding sequence ATGTCAGAAGAACAACTCAAGGCTTTCTTGGAAGCCGTCAAGGCAGACTCCTCACTGCAAGAGAAACTCAAAGCCGCTGGCGATGTCGATGCCGTTGTCGCCATTGCAAAGGCTGCGGGTTTTGCCATCTCAGCTGATGACCTCGAGAGAGCTCAATCTGAAATTTCGGAAGAAGAGCTGGAAGGCGTGGCTGGTGGCTACGGCCATCCCGAAACTACGATGCCAGCAGACCCTACGAAACTACTGCCGATAAAGATAAACTACGGGGACCTACTGCCGAAAACCCTTCCGTTACTGTGA
- a CDS encoding 2OG-Fe(II) oxygenase, protein MAFFDRRKDLQRPGVAFGPGGGDEPAKVSTDISLVAIDRSDPDAYALAEVIVRGVTAALAQYLKERPLFRQVCPDQELFVLPIFNLQRYAPGEGFRQWHCDWTISNEATEPVHRVLAWILYCDSVPEAGTEFHWQHHHEAAERGKLVIFPAGPSHIHRGRVNTTASKTIATGWINAGSYQAFLERLSRA, encoded by the coding sequence ATGGCGTTCTTTGATCGCCGCAAAGACTTGCAACGGCCTGGCGTGGCCTTCGGGCCAGGCGGTGGCGACGAGCCTGCCAAGGTGTCCACCGACATCAGCCTGGTCGCCATTGATCGCAGTGATCCCGATGCCTATGCCCTCGCCGAGGTGATCGTGCGCGGGGTGACGGCAGCCCTTGCGCAGTACCTCAAGGAACGGCCCCTCTTTCGTCAGGTGTGTCCGGATCAGGAGCTTTTCGTGCTCCCGATCTTCAATCTTCAGCGCTATGCCCCTGGAGAGGGTTTCCGGCAGTGGCATTGCGACTGGACGATCAGCAATGAGGCCACCGAGCCGGTGCACCGTGTTCTCGCTTGGATCCTTTATTGCGACAGCGTGCCTGAGGCTGGCACTGAGTTCCACTGGCAGCACCATCACGAAGCCGCCGAGCGGGGCAAGCTCGTGATTTTCCCTGCTGGACCGTCTCACATTCACCGGGGGCGAGTGAACACCACCGCCAGCAAAACCATTGCCACGGGCTGGATCAACGCCGGGTCTTATCAGGCTTTTCTTGAGCGTCTCTCCCGAGCCTGA
- a CDS encoding metal-binding protein produces the protein MASGRDHDRATLIGCVPAGLLSGFWLGWGLGALTAAAFAWGGLWLSPDLDTRSRALKRWGALGWIWRPYRTLIPHRSLFSHGPLIGTGLRLAWMLIVGVLGWIALTALPGWSGPAPSEALPVVLHWLRKHPRPVLAVLLGLETSVWLHLILDGDPLPAEWPRHWPHGRHR, from the coding sequence ATGGCCTCCGGCCGGGATCATGACCGCGCCACGCTGATCGGCTGTGTCCCCGCGGGCCTGCTTTCGGGGTTCTGGTTGGGCTGGGGTCTGGGCGCACTCACCGCCGCGGCCTTCGCCTGGGGAGGGCTCTGGCTCTCTCCTGATCTCGACACCCGCTCACGAGCTCTGAAACGGTGGGGTGCGCTGGGTTGGATCTGGCGCCCCTACCGGACGCTGATCCCGCACCGATCACTGTTCTCCCATGGCCCGTTGATCGGCACAGGGCTGCGGCTGGCCTGGATGCTGATCGTTGGGGTGCTGGGTTGGATCGCTCTGACAGCCCTCCCTGGCTGGTCCGGTCCCGCACCCAGCGAGGCACTTCCTGTGGTTCTTCACTGGCTGCGCAAGCATCCGCGCCCCGTGCTGGCCGTTCTGCTGGGGCTGGAGACGAGTGTCTGGCTGCATCTGATCCTCGACGGTGATCCCCTGCCCGCTGAATGGCCCCGACACTGGCCGCACGGACGGCACCGGTGA
- the mazG gene encoding nucleoside triphosphate pyrophosphohydrolase yields the protein MAEHATVPGDQDPLRHLESVVARLRDPVSGCPWDLEQTHASLVPYVLEEAHEVADAIRHGDDRHLTEELGDLLLQVVLHARIGEEHGRFDLDAIATAISNKLIRRHPHVFGEARAESSEAVRLSWEAIKAAERAEQMGGEQSSSPLSDQLAGKVRGQPALAAAMTISRKAAKAGFEWDDLTGVWDKVHEELDELKDAIASGDRRHAQDELGDVLFTLVNVARWCGLDPEEGLAATNHRFLDRFSRVESALKGDLQGRSIQELEELWQQAKAAIRAESAQSS from the coding sequence ATGGCCGAGCACGCCACGGTTCCTGGTGATCAGGACCCCCTGCGCCACCTGGAAAGCGTGGTGGCACGCCTGCGGGATCCGGTGAGCGGTTGCCCCTGGGACCTGGAGCAGACCCATGCCTCCCTAGTCCCCTATGTGCTGGAGGAAGCCCATGAGGTAGCGGATGCCATCCGCCATGGCGACGACCGGCATCTGACAGAGGAACTGGGCGATCTTCTGCTGCAGGTGGTGCTGCACGCCCGGATCGGTGAAGAACACGGCCGCTTTGATCTCGATGCCATCGCCACGGCCATCAGCAACAAGCTGATCCGCCGCCATCCCCACGTGTTCGGTGAGGCCAGAGCGGAAAGCAGTGAGGCCGTGCGCTTGAGCTGGGAGGCCATCAAGGCCGCAGAACGGGCGGAACAAATGGGAGGAGAGCAATCCTCCAGCCCGCTGAGCGATCAACTGGCCGGCAAGGTGCGAGGGCAACCGGCCCTGGCCGCTGCCATGACCATCTCTCGCAAGGCCGCCAAGGCCGGTTTCGAGTGGGATGACCTCACGGGCGTGTGGGACAAGGTTCACGAGGAGCTCGACGAGCTCAAGGACGCCATTGCCTCGGGGGATCGCCGCCATGCCCAGGATGAGCTCGGCGATGTGCTGTTCACCCTGGTGAATGTGGCCCGCTGGTGCGGCCTTGATCCCGAGGAAGGACTCGCCGCAACCAATCACCGCTTCCTGGATCGGTTCTCCCGGGTTGAGAGCGCCCTGAAAGGAGACCTGCAAGGACGGAGCATCCAGGAGCTTGAGGAGTTGTGGCAGCAAGCGAAGGCTGCGATCCGCGCTGAAAGCGCCCAGTCGTCTTGA